The following DNA comes from Clostridia bacterium.
ATCCGAACAAAGGGTTCTGATATATGTGCCTTTGGAACAGTCCACCTGTAATTCCAGCTGACCTTTTTCCAAATCCATGTGTAAAAGTTCAATGTTGAATATGCAGATTTTACGCGGTTTGCGCTCTACTTCAATCCCTTTTCGGGCAAGATTATAAAGCTTCTGTCCATTAATTTTTATGGCAGAATACATGGGCGGAATCTGCTCCTGCTCTCCCAAAAAAGATTTTAAGACCGTAAGAACCGCCTCTTTGGTCACATGGTCAAAGGGCTTTTGTTCCAAAACTTCGCCCTCGCTGTCCTGGGTGTTGGTTTCCGCACCCAACTGAACCGTTGCTCTATACCCCTTGTTACCATCCATAATCATCTGGGAAAGCTTTGTTGCCTCTCTGCCGATACAA
Coding sequences within:
- the truB gene encoding tRNA pseudouridine(55) synthase TruB — its product is MTGIVNINKPQGRSSHFAVAVIRRITGIKKVGHTGTLDPLATGVLPICIGREATKLSQMIMDGNKGYRATVQLGAETNTQDSEGEVLEQKPFDHVTKEAVLTVLKSFLGEQEQIPPMYSAIKINGQKLYNLARKGIEVERKPRKICIFNIELLHMDLEKGQLELQVDCSKGTYIRTLCSDIGKALGTFAHMTALERNKCGRFTLDSAVTLEKFEELYKQNALEGVLIAPETVLEEIQHENNTVAE